From Thermodesulfobacteriota bacterium, one genomic window encodes:
- a CDS encoding MBL fold metallo-hydrolase, which produces MKIKFCGAARTVTGSCHLLTLSDRHAILMDAGLYQGREEKFIDFNSAWLFEPSTINCLILSHAHIDHSGRIPKLVKDGFNGEIICTSATRDLTAVMLMDSAKIQERDAYFINKQKRKKGLKEDSAPLYTINDVSNCMQYFVGISYDTWRRISDNVSVLLRDSGHIFGSASVTLKIDEIGQEPIFVGFSGDIGRPNRPILRDPVSMQNLDYLICESTYGGVVHDNFPNDQETLLRIIKETCINKDGKLIIPASSVGPTQEVVYTLDKLQTENRLPKIPVFVDSPMAINATEVFKLHPECFDSEIMEYVINDPNPFGFNNLKYIRDRQESKQLNDFKGPAIIISAAGMMTGGRILHHLLNHIEDSINTVLIVGYCANHTLGARLREGEKRVQIFGIEKEVKARIEIMDSFSAHADEPEIIDYLSNLDKNKLNNIFLVHGELDRQYKLKSALEREGFNNIEIPAFGNERVLRH; this is translated from the coding sequence ATGAAGATAAAATTTTGTGGCGCGGCAAGAACAGTAACGGGGAGCTGTCATCTTTTGACTTTAAGTGATCGGCATGCAATTTTGATGGATGCAGGATTATATCAGGGAAGAGAAGAAAAATTTATAGACTTCAATAGCGCATGGCTATTTGAACCGTCTACGATCAATTGCTTAATACTTTCACATGCACATATTGACCATAGTGGTCGTATTCCAAAGTTGGTGAAAGACGGTTTTAATGGAGAGATAATTTGCACTAGTGCGACTAGGGATTTGACTGCTGTGATGCTTATGGATAGTGCAAAGATTCAGGAAAGAGATGCCTATTTCATAAATAAGCAAAAGAGAAAGAAGGGGTTGAAGGAGGATTCTGCGCCATTGTACACAATTAATGATGTCTCTAACTGTATGCAATATTTTGTGGGGATAAGTTACGATACATGGCGCCGAATTAGCGATAATGTGTCGGTACTCTTAAGGGACAGTGGTCATATATTTGGAAGCGCAAGTGTAACACTCAAAATCGATGAAATAGGACAAGAGCCCATTTTCGTGGGGTTCAGTGGAGATATCGGAAGACCAAACAGACCGATTCTAAGAGATCCAGTGTCAATGCAGAATCTTGACTATCTTATCTGTGAATCTACCTACGGAGGTGTGGTTCATGACAACTTTCCTAACGATCAGGAAACGCTACTGAGGATAATCAAGGAAACCTGTATCAATAAAGACGGGAAATTAATAATTCCCGCTTCTAGTGTGGGCCCTACCCAAGAGGTCGTGTATACGCTGGATAAGTTACAAACAGAGAATAGGCTACCCAAAATACCCGTGTTTGTAGATAGCCCCATGGCAATTAATGCTACTGAGGTATTTAAATTACATCCTGAGTGCTTCGATTCAGAAATAATGGAGTACGTGATCAATGATCCTAATCCCTTTGGTTTTAACAATCTGAAGTACATACGTGATAGGCAAGAGTCTAAGCAGTTGAACGATTTTAAGGGCCCGGCAATCATTATAAGTGCAGCCGGAATGATGACGGGGGGAAGAATACTTCACCATCTATTAAACCACATCGAAGATTCAATCAATACAGTGCTAATAGTTGGTTACTGTGCCAATCACACGCTGGGTGCGAGACTTCGCGAGGGGGAAAAGAGGGTGCAGATATTTGGAATTGAAAAAGAAGTGAAGGCCAGGATCGAGATAATGGATTCTTTCAGTGCTCATGCGGATGAACCTGAGATCATAGATTATCTTTCGAATTTGGATAAGAATAAGCTGAATAACATCTTTCTCGTACACGGCGAGTTGGATCGACAGTATAAACTTAAATCAGCATTAGAACGTGAAGGCTTTAATAATATCGAAATTCCTGCTTTTGGCAACGAGAGAGTATTAAGGCATTAA
- a CDS encoding WYL domain-containing transcriptional regulator, with the protein MIDIPEPIGKYDRFYYLIESLSNHRTGATVEEIAAAVMKSEKTVRRDLKAMEGNIFDIDVIKQRGEDKKYRYRIEKHATKFRPLLLSPYEVLSLYFIRGFAHFKDIPFMHQHLGEVFNKIDVSAEEAQKRTGNDFFKRISSLFILPRELGGKVYSEKDQLKSIEKIIEAAINNQACEFYYGKGDIEKRYKIIPLHFFNYRDAMYILCKNITNNENKIITMALHRIKDVHVLDEFFEYPSDFDVINFFRSSLFNFEGEKHKIKLKFSPEIKDYILEREWYPNQKEELLKDGSVILNFENEINLILVGWIRGFGSNVMVLHPPELKKEIIKDIKHNLLQYETGEFLF; encoded by the coding sequence TTGATAGACATTCCAGAGCCGATAGGCAAATATGACCGTTTTTATTACCTCATCGAATCCCTTTCAAATCATAGAACGGGGGCCACCGTTGAGGAGATTGCGGCAGCGGTGATGAAAAGCGAAAAAACCGTAAGGCGCGATCTAAAAGCCATGGAAGGCAATATTTTTGACATCGATGTAATAAAACAGAGGGGTGAAGACAAAAAATACAGATACAGAATAGAAAAGCATGCAACCAAATTCAGACCCCTGCTGCTCAGCCCCTATGAGGTCCTCTCCCTTTACTTCATCCGTGGTTTTGCACATTTCAAAGATATACCATTTATGCACCAGCACCTGGGCGAGGTATTCAACAAAATAGATGTTTCAGCCGAAGAGGCTCAGAAGCGAACGGGAAACGATTTCTTCAAAAGGATTTCAAGCCTGTTCATACTGCCACGTGAACTCGGAGGAAAGGTCTATAGCGAAAAGGATCAGTTGAAATCGATCGAAAAGATTATCGAAGCGGCCATCAACAATCAGGCATGTGAATTTTATTACGGAAAAGGCGACATTGAGAAAAGATATAAAATTATTCCTCTTCATTTCTTTAATTATAGAGATGCAATGTATATTCTATGCAAAAACATAACAAACAATGAGAATAAAATTATCACTATGGCACTGCACAGGATAAAGGATGTTCATGTTCTTGATGAATTCTTTGAATACCCGTCAGATTTCGATGTAATTAACTTTTTTAGGAGCAGCTTGTTTAATTTCGAGGGTGAGAAGCATAAAATAAAGCTAAAATTTTCCCCTGAAATCAAAGACTATATATTAGAAAGAGAATGGTATCCCAACCAAAAGGAAGAATTGCTTAAAGATGGAAGCGTAATACTAAACTTTGAAAATGAGATCAATCTTATCCTTGTCGGCTGGATAAGAGGATTCGGATCAAATGTAATGGTTTTGCATCCTCCAGAGCTAAAAAAAGAAATAATCAAGGACATAAAACATAATCTTCTACAGTATGAAACTGGCGAGTTTCTCTTTTAG